The proteins below come from a single Fodinicola acaciae genomic window:
- a CDS encoding dihydrodipicolinate synthase family protein, with the protein MSDLTGVVVATTLAFRPDKSAPAGLAVDYDRYAAHCDWLIRNGCRGIGANGSLGEYSSLTDEERRKVVQTAVSAVDGRGIVIAGAHAVGWHQAQKWAELAKEDGADAVLLLPPIVYRASASEVVEHYTKVAEVGLPIMAYNNPFDTKVDLTPHLLAELAKIPEVVAVKEFSGDARRVLEIRELCDLDVVSGADDLLFETLVDGTVGWFAGYPNAFPAASVELYDLVRAGRIAEARELYRHLLPAFRWDSRTEFVQAIKLSMDIVGESYGGPTRPPRGPLSQENEERVRADVARALEHLRTRD; encoded by the coding sequence ATGAGTGATCTGACCGGTGTCGTCGTGGCGACCACGCTGGCGTTCCGGCCGGACAAGTCCGCGCCGGCCGGCCTGGCGGTGGACTACGACCGCTACGCGGCACACTGCGACTGGCTGATCCGCAACGGTTGCCGCGGCATCGGAGCCAACGGATCGCTGGGGGAGTATTCGTCGCTGACCGACGAGGAGCGGCGGAAGGTGGTGCAGACCGCGGTTTCCGCGGTCGACGGCCGGGGAATCGTGATCGCCGGCGCGCACGCGGTCGGCTGGCACCAGGCACAGAAGTGGGCCGAGCTGGCCAAAGAAGACGGTGCCGACGCGGTTTTGCTGCTGCCGCCGATCGTCTACCGCGCGTCGGCGTCGGAAGTCGTTGAACACTATACGAAAGTCGCCGAGGTCGGTCTGCCGATCATGGCGTACAACAATCCGTTCGACACCAAGGTCGACCTGACACCGCACCTGCTCGCCGAGTTGGCGAAGATCCCGGAAGTCGTTGCGGTGAAGGAGTTTTCCGGCGACGCGCGGCGGGTGCTGGAGATCCGTGAGCTGTGCGACCTCGACGTCGTCTCCGGCGCCGACGACCTGTTGTTCGAGACGCTGGTCGACGGCACGGTCGGCTGGTTTGCCGGCTATCCAAACGCGTTTCCGGCCGCGTCGGTGGAGCTCTACGACCTGGTGAGGGCCGGCCGGATCGCCGAGGCGCGAGAGCTCTATCGTCATCTGCTGCCGGCCTTCCGCTGGGACTCGCGCACCGAGTTCGTCCAGGCGATCAAGCTCAGCATGGACATCGTCGGCGAGAGCTACGGTGGACCGACCCGGCCGCCGCGTGGTCCGCTGAGCCAGGAAAACGAGGAGCGCGTACGCGCGGACGTGGCGCGAGCGCTGGAACATCTGAGGACGAGGGACTGA
- a CDS encoding proline racemase family protein, producing MRASRMFSAVDSHTEGMPTRVVTGGVGAIPGETMNDRRRHFMSTMDDLRLLLMNEPRGHSAMSGAILQPPARADADWGVVFIEVSGCLPMCGHGTIGVATVLVETGMVPVTEPETVVRLDTPAGLVIARVAVRDGRAESVTIENVPAYVLRLDAEVSVPGIGAVSYDLAFGGNFYAIVRLEDLGLSYDRAHQQEILRAGLAIMAAINEADPPRHPEIAGIDVCHHVYFAAPGSNARHSRHAMAIHPGWFDRSPCGTGTSARMAQLWTRGELPLDTDFVNESFIGSRFVGRLVGETSVAGLPAVLPTITGRAWVTGTARYLLDPTDPFPTGFQF from the coding sequence ATGCGTGCCAGCCGGATGTTCAGCGCCGTCGACTCGCACACCGAAGGCATGCCGACGCGGGTCGTCACCGGCGGCGTCGGCGCCATCCCGGGCGAGACCATGAACGACCGGCGCCGGCATTTCATGTCCACGATGGACGATCTGCGGTTGTTACTGATGAACGAACCGCGCGGCCACTCGGCGATGAGTGGTGCGATCCTGCAGCCGCCGGCGCGCGCGGACGCCGACTGGGGTGTGGTCTTCATCGAGGTGTCCGGCTGTCTACCGATGTGCGGACACGGAACCATCGGCGTGGCAACGGTTCTGGTCGAGACCGGCATGGTGCCGGTGACCGAGCCGGAGACGGTCGTACGGCTGGACACGCCGGCCGGCCTGGTGATCGCGCGTGTCGCCGTACGAGACGGTCGCGCCGAGTCGGTGACGATCGAGAACGTGCCCGCGTACGTCCTGCGGCTCGACGCCGAAGTTTCGGTGCCTGGCATCGGCGCGGTGTCCTACGACCTGGCTTTCGGCGGCAATTTCTACGCGATCGTACGGCTTGAGGACCTCGGCCTGTCGTACGACCGCGCCCACCAGCAGGAGATTTTGCGTGCCGGCCTGGCAATCATGGCGGCCATCAACGAAGCAGACCCGCCGCGGCATCCGGAGATCGCCGGCATCGACGTGTGTCATCACGTGTATTTCGCCGCACCCGGCTCGAATGCGCGGCACTCGCGCCACGCGATGGCGATCCATCCGGGCTGGTTCGACCGGTCGCCGTGCGGCACTGGCACCTCCGCGCGGATGGCGCAGCTGTGGACGCGCGGTGAGCTGCCGCTGGACACCGACTTCGTGAACGAGTCGTTCATCGGCTCGCGGTTCGTCGGCCGGCTGGTCGGGGAGACCTCGGTGGCCGGGCTGCCGGCGGTGCTGCCGACCATCACCGGCCGCGCCTGGGTCACCGGCACCGCGCGATACCTGCTGGACCCGACCGACCCGTTCCCCACCGGCTTCCAGTTCTAA
- the nadD gene encoding nicotinate-nucleotide adenylyltransferase, whose protein sequence is MAIDEPVDRIGIMGGTFDPIHHGHLVAASEVADRFGLDEVVFVPTGQPYWKEGISPAEDRYLMTVIATASNPRFSVSRVDINRPGPTYTIDTLQDLREIYGKDVQMFFITGADALPAILSWKNHEELFGMAHFVGVTRPGFELSDPKLPDDVPADSVSLIEVPAMAISSTSCRERVAAKRPVWYLVPDGVVQYIEKRRLYRGDGPGNGAGYR, encoded by the coding sequence ATGGCTATCGACGAGCCGGTGGACCGTATCGGGATCATGGGTGGCACGTTCGACCCGATCCACCACGGACACCTGGTGGCGGCCAGCGAGGTCGCCGACCGGTTCGGCCTGGACGAGGTCGTCTTCGTGCCGACCGGCCAGCCGTACTGGAAAGAGGGGATCAGCCCCGCCGAGGACCGCTATCTGATGACCGTCATCGCCACCGCGTCCAACCCGCGGTTTTCGGTGAGCCGGGTCGACATCAACCGGCCGGGGCCGACGTACACCATCGACACGCTGCAGGATTTGCGGGAGATCTACGGCAAAGACGTGCAGATGTTCTTCATCACCGGCGCCGACGCGCTGCCGGCGATCCTGTCCTGGAAAAACCACGAGGAACTGTTCGGCATGGCGCATTTCGTCGGCGTCACCCGGCCCGGTTTCGAGCTGTCCGACCCGAAGCTGCCGGACGACGTGCCGGCCGACTCGGTTTCGCTGATCGAGGTGCCGGCGATGGCGATCTCGTCGACCTCCTGCCGTGAGCGCGTCGCGGCGAAGCGGCCGGTCTGGTATCTCGTGCCGGACGGGGTGGTGCAGTACATCGAGAAGCGCCGGCTCTATCGCGGCGACGGCCCGGGCAACGGCGCCGGCTATCGGTGA
- the rsfS gene encoding ribosome silencing factor, with protein MPVSDRARQLALSAAQAAADKKATDVVILDVSDQLVITDAFLIASAPNERQVSAIVDAVEERLRTQHDVKPVRREGAREGRWVLLDFVDVIVHVQHSDERAFYALERLWKDCPTIPFVDSALESTE; from the coding sequence GTGCCGGTGTCCGATCGCGCGCGTCAGCTCGCGCTCTCCGCCGCGCAGGCCGCGGCCGACAAGAAGGCCACCGACGTGGTCATCCTGGACGTGAGCGACCAGCTGGTCATCACCGACGCGTTCCTGATCGCGTCCGCGCCGAACGAGCGCCAGGTCTCGGCCATCGTCGACGCGGTCGAGGAGCGGCTGCGTACGCAACACGACGTCAAGCCGGTCCGGCGCGAAGGCGCACGGGAAGGCCGCTGGGTCCTGCTCGACTTCGTCGATGTCATCGTGCACGTCCAGCACTCCGACGAGCGCGCCTTCTACGCGCTGGAGCGGCTGTGGAAGGACTGCCCCACCATCCCGTTCGTGGACTCGGCGTTGGAGTCGACCGAATGA
- a CDS encoding histidine phosphatase family protein encodes MTSVRLILWRHGLTGWNAESRFQGQLDPPLSETGVAEAEKAAELLAAMSPSLLVSSDLQRAQQTAAALAERTGLAVHTDERLRERHWGDWQGKTHAELAEHDSEAFAMWQAGRQPTVNGREDPDAVRTRVAAAIRSAVTRVSDVTEATVILVSHGGAIRYGLAELLRWPEELARTVSGLHNCHWAQLRTRPVVSSDAPDEWVLSAYNVGAATP; translated from the coding sequence ATGACCTCCGTACGGCTGATCCTCTGGCGGCACGGCCTGACCGGCTGGAACGCGGAGAGCCGGTTCCAGGGGCAGCTCGACCCGCCGCTGTCCGAGACCGGCGTCGCCGAGGCGGAGAAGGCGGCCGAGCTGCTGGCCGCGATGTCGCCGTCGTTGCTGGTCTCCAGCGACCTGCAGCGGGCGCAGCAGACCGCCGCGGCGCTCGCCGAGCGCACCGGCCTGGCCGTACACACCGACGAGCGGCTGCGCGAGCGGCACTGGGGTGACTGGCAGGGCAAGACGCACGCCGAGCTGGCCGAGCACGACTCCGAGGCGTTCGCGATGTGGCAGGCCGGCCGGCAACCGACGGTCAACGGCCGCGAGGACCCTGACGCCGTACGCACGCGGGTCGCCGCCGCGATCCGCAGCGCGGTGACGCGCGTTTCCGACGTGACCGAGGCGACGGTGATCCTGGTGTCGCACGGTGGCGCGATCCGTTACGGCCTGGCCGAGCTGCTGCGCTGGCCGGAGGAGCTGGCGCGTACGGTCAGCGGCCTGCACAACTGCCACTGGGCCCAGCTGCGCACCCGGCCGGTGGTGTCCAGCGACGCGCCGGACGAGTGGGTCCTGTCCGCGTACAACGTCGGTGCCGCCACTCCCTGA
- the octT gene encoding diglucosylglycerate octanoyltransferase, with amino-acid sequence MKHVLVFADSLAFYGPERGEISTDPRLFPNVMAAELSAGGVAVTADLVARVGWTSRDVWWSMTRDPYVYSVLLARASAVVLAVGGMDYLPTTVPTWLREGIRYLRPPALRRAVRQAYQRTQPVAALRTPWRALPQALTDTYLTNCLGGVRFFHPGVPVVGILPPPHQAAVYGCASGEPRGHGPAVAAARAWGRRQDVPMVDLPRIVWPHLLAGRANPDGMHYGWQTHAEIGSALAATVRSCWD; translated from the coding sequence ATGAAGCACGTCCTGGTCTTCGCCGACTCGTTGGCGTTCTACGGGCCGGAGCGTGGCGAGATCAGCACCGACCCTCGGCTGTTCCCGAACGTGATGGCGGCTGAGCTGTCCGCTGGCGGTGTCGCGGTGACCGCCGATCTGGTCGCGCGCGTCGGCTGGACGTCGCGTGACGTGTGGTGGTCGATGACGCGCGACCCGTACGTCTATTCGGTGCTGCTGGCGCGTGCCTCGGCGGTGGTGCTGGCGGTCGGTGGCATGGACTATCTGCCGACGACGGTGCCGACCTGGCTGCGGGAGGGGATCCGCTATCTGCGGCCACCGGCGTTGCGGCGCGCGGTCCGGCAGGCATACCAGCGGACGCAGCCGGTCGCCGCGCTGCGTACGCCGTGGCGCGCGTTGCCGCAGGCGTTGACGGACACCTACCTGACCAACTGCCTCGGTGGCGTGCGCTTCTTCCACCCTGGCGTGCCGGTGGTGGGGATCCTGCCGCCGCCGCACCAGGCCGCCGTCTATGGCTGCGCCTCTGGTGAGCCGCGTGGCCACGGTCCGGCGGTCGCGGCCGCGCGCGCGTGGGGACGGCGGCAGGACGTACCAATGGTCGACCTGCCGCGGATCGTCTGGCCGCACCTGCTGGCCGGTCGCGCCAACCCGGACGGCATGCACTATGGCTGGCAGACGCACGCCGAGATCGGTTCGGCCCTCGCGGCCACCGTACGGTCCTGCTGGGACTAG
- a CDS encoding DegV family protein: protein MTRRVAVVTDSTAGLSASVAAEAGVRVVPLTVTVGGRSGVEGVDVTPADVAAALGERRISVATSRPSPAELARAYADALADASDVVAVHLSSKLSGTYASAVAASREFSGTVSVVDSGSTAMGLGFPVLAAAAVARDGGDAADVRAAAEEAVRRTTTLFYVDTLEYLRRGGRIGAAAALVGTALAVKPILRVDTAGVALAERVRTSARGLARLEELAVELAIGPVNVAVHHLAAPQRAETLATRLSDRLPQVKDLLTSEVGAVIGAHVGPGVVGVVVSPG from the coding sequence ATGACTCGGCGGGTTGCGGTGGTCACGGACTCCACGGCCGGCCTGTCCGCCTCGGTCGCCGCCGAGGCCGGCGTACGTGTGGTGCCGCTGACGGTCACCGTCGGCGGCCGGTCCGGCGTCGAAGGCGTCGACGTGACGCCGGCGGACGTGGCGGCGGCTCTCGGCGAGCGGCGGATCTCTGTCGCCACCTCACGGCCGTCCCCGGCCGAGCTCGCGCGCGCATATGCGGATGCGCTGGCCGACGCCTCGGACGTCGTGGCCGTACACCTGTCGAGCAAGCTGTCCGGCACGTACGCGTCGGCGGTCGCCGCGTCGCGCGAGTTCTCCGGCACGGTGTCGGTCGTCGACTCCGGGTCGACCGCGATGGGCCTCGGTTTCCCGGTGCTGGCCGCCGCGGCCGTGGCACGTGACGGCGGCGACGCGGCGGACGTACGCGCTGCCGCCGAGGAGGCCGTGCGGCGTACGACCACGTTGTTTTACGTTGACACGCTGGAATATCTGCGCCGCGGCGGACGTATCGGCGCGGCCGCCGCGTTGGTCGGCACCGCGCTGGCCGTCAAGCCGATTCTCCGCGTCGACACGGCCGGCGTCGCACTTGCCGAACGGGTGCGTACCAGCGCGCGCGGGTTGGCCCGCCTGGAGGAGTTGGCAGTCGAGCTGGCCATAGGACCGGTGAACGTCGCCGTACACCACCTCGCCGCGCCACAACGCGCCGAAACCCTCGCGACCCGGCTGTCCGACCGGCTGCCTCAGGTGAAGGACCTGCTCACCAGCGAGGTCGGCGCCGTCATCGGCGCACACGTCGGCCCCGGCGTCGTAGGCGTCGTCGTCAGCCCCGGCTGA
- a CDS encoding ComEA family DNA-binding protein, whose amino-acid sequence MPLLPLRRTASESLTAYARSRLSDLFPDSGENAERPAGIDWTEPKSRWLPQALRGALVNPGRRGLAALVAVMLLAAALAGWAAWRSRPVAEPAEQLKVVPSRAAATAQLVVVAVAGKVRRPGLVRLPAGSRVADAVAAAGGALPGTDLTSVNLARKLVDGEQIIVGTPTAAAGAAPKVGPVNLNTATAEQLDALPGVGPVLAKRIVDYRAQHGPFGSVEQLREVSGIGAAKFASLRGQVTV is encoded by the coding sequence GTGCCACTCCTGCCGCTCCGCCGCACCGCGTCCGAGTCGCTGACCGCGTACGCCCGGTCCCGGCTGTCCGATCTTTTCCCGGACAGCGGGGAAAACGCCGAGCGTCCGGCCGGGATCGACTGGACAGAGCCGAAAAGCCGGTGGCTGCCGCAGGCGTTGCGGGGCGCGCTGGTCAATCCGGGCCGGCGCGGCCTCGCCGCGCTGGTCGCCGTCATGCTGCTCGCCGCCGCGTTGGCCGGCTGGGCCGCCTGGCGGTCCCGGCCGGTCGCCGAGCCGGCCGAGCAGCTCAAGGTCGTCCCGAGCCGCGCGGCCGCCACCGCGCAGCTGGTGGTGGTCGCGGTCGCCGGGAAGGTACGCCGGCCGGGGTTGGTCCGGCTGCCGGCCGGCTCGCGGGTCGCCGACGCCGTCGCGGCGGCCGGCGGAGCGCTGCCAGGCACCGACCTGACCTCGGTCAACCTGGCGCGCAAGCTGGTCGACGGCGAGCAGATCATCGTCGGCACGCCGACGGCTGCCGCCGGTGCCGCGCCGAAGGTCGGCCCGGTCAATCTCAACACCGCCACCGCCGAGCAGCTCGACGCGCTGCCCGGCGTCGGTCCGGTGCTGGCGAAACGTATCGTCGACTACCGCGCGCAGCACGGGCCGTTCGGTTCGGTCGAGCAGCTGCGCGAGGTGTCCGGCATCGGCGCGGCGAAGTTCGCCAGCCTGCGGGGCCAGGTGACGGTGTGA